One window of the Thermasporomyces composti genome contains the following:
- a CDS encoding ABC transporter permease, protein MNGQLEIPQIPVGKAFAASVDWLTQNLGFAFDLIGGALGTAVGALADFLAAPVIAGLALVFGLLGLALRGPKVGAVAFAVALGAGYLAAITQVPPSLVLTLAFAVIGLALRGWKFGLFSLVAFGLIDAMGEWQAAMETLALVLVASLVAVILAIPIGIAAGRNDAISRVVRPVLDFLQTMPAFVYLIPAIFVFSVGVVPGVVATVVFSVAPGVRLTELGIRQVDHEVVEAGEAFGASPWKILRGIQLPLALPTIMAGVNQIIMLALSMVVIAGLVGGGGLGSAVYTAISTVDVAAGFEAGLAVVILAVYLDRLTAALTNRSAVVRAQAAASVN, encoded by the coding sequence GTGAACGGCCAGCTGGAGATTCCGCAGATCCCGGTGGGAAAGGCCTTCGCGGCTTCGGTCGACTGGCTCACCCAGAATCTCGGCTTCGCCTTCGACCTGATCGGCGGGGCCCTGGGGACCGCGGTCGGCGCGTTGGCGGACTTCCTCGCCGCGCCGGTCATCGCCGGCTTGGCATTGGTGTTCGGCTTGCTCGGCCTGGCGTTGCGGGGACCGAAGGTCGGGGCCGTGGCGTTCGCGGTCGCGCTCGGCGCGGGCTACCTCGCGGCGATCACCCAGGTGCCACCCTCGCTCGTGCTGACCCTCGCGTTCGCCGTCATCGGCCTGGCGTTGCGGGGGTGGAAGTTCGGCCTCTTCTCGCTCGTGGCGTTCGGCCTGATCGACGCCATGGGCGAGTGGCAAGCCGCGATGGAGACGCTGGCGTTGGTCCTCGTGGCGAGCCTGGTCGCGGTCATCCTGGCGATCCCGATCGGCATCGCCGCAGGGCGGAACGACGCGATCAGCCGCGTGGTCCGCCCGGTGCTGGACTTCCTGCAGACCATGCCGGCGTTCGTCTACCTCATTCCGGCGATCTTCGTCTTCAGTGTCGGCGTGGTTCCCGGTGTGGTCGCCACCGTGGTCTTCTCCGTGGCGCCGGGAGTCCGGCTGACCGAGCTCGGCATCCGGCAGGTCGACCACGAGGTCGTCGAAGCCGGTGAGGCGTTCGGTGCCTCGCCGTGGAAGATCCTTCGCGGCATCCAACTGCCGTTGGCCTTGCCCACGATCATGGCGGGCGTCAACCAGATCATCATGCTGGCCCTGTCCATGGTCGTCATCGCCGGCCTGGTCGGCGGCGGTGGCCTCGGCAGCGCGGTCTACACCGCGATCTCGACCGTCGACGTCGCAGCCGGGTTCGAGGCCGGTCTGGCGGTCGTCATCCTCGCTGTCTACCTCGACCGGTTGACCGCCGCGTTGACGAACCGCTCGGCGGTGGTGCGCGCCCAGGCCGCCGCAAGCGTCAATTGA